In a genomic window of Streptomyces koelreuteriae:
- the uraH gene encoding hydroxyisourate hydrolase — translation MSTSATASVSTHILDTSVGRPAEGVAVQLSARSGRDADWQTLGGSATDADGRCKDLPALPEGTTHVRLDFAVEPYFEKKQADAQQDAPANRDSGAVFFPEVAITFAVNPGEHYHVPLLLNPFGYSVYRGS, via the coding sequence ATGAGCACCTCCGCCACCGCCTCCGTGTCCACCCACATCCTGGACACCAGCGTCGGCCGCCCCGCCGAGGGCGTCGCCGTCCAGCTCTCCGCCCGCTCGGGCCGGGACGCGGACTGGCAGACCCTCGGCGGCTCCGCGACCGACGCGGACGGGCGGTGCAAGGACCTGCCGGCGCTGCCGGAGGGCACCACACACGTACGGCTCGACTTCGCCGTGGAGCCGTATTTCGAGAAGAAGCAAGCCGATGCGCAGCAGGACGCCCCCGCGAATCGGGACAGCGGTGCCGTGTTCTTCCCCGAGGTGGCGATCACCTTCGCCGTGAACCCCGGAGAGCATTACCACGTGCCGCTGCTGCTCAACCCGTTCGGCTACTCCGTATACCGAGGGAGCTAG
- the uraD gene encoding 2-oxo-4-hydroxy-4-carboxy-5-ureidoimidazoline decarboxylase, with amino-acid sequence MTSPSTPPGLARFNTVEEHAARVALHEACASTAWAKRLLTARPYATPEDLYAASDAAMADLTVADLEEAMAGHPPIGRPKAGDPTSAREQRGMSGASDALKAEMLELNLAYQERFGHVFLICATGRTGEQMRDAVRERLGNPPEREREIVRTELGKINRIRLARLVEED; translated from the coding sequence GTGACTTCCCCTTCCACGCCGCCGGGCCTGGCCCGGTTCAACACCGTCGAGGAGCACGCGGCCCGCGTCGCGCTCCACGAGGCGTGCGCCTCCACGGCGTGGGCGAAGCGGCTGCTCACCGCCCGCCCCTACGCCACCCCCGAGGACCTGTACGCCGCGAGCGACGCCGCCATGGCGGACCTGACGGTCGCGGACCTGGAGGAGGCGATGGCCGGCCACCCGCCCATCGGCCGCCCCAAGGCCGGCGACCCCACCTCGGCCCGGGAACAGCGCGGCATGTCCGGCGCCTCCGACGCGCTCAAGGCGGAGATGCTGGAGCTGAACCTCGCCTACCAGGAGAGGTTCGGCCATGTCTTCCTGATCTGCGCCACCGGCCGGACCGGCGAGCAGATGCGCGACGCGGTCAGGGAACGGCTCGGCAACCCGCCGGAGCGGGAGCGGGAGATCGTCCGCACCGAACTGGGGAAGATCAACCGCATCCGTCTGGCCCGACTCGTCGAAGAGGACTGA
- a CDS encoding helix-turn-helix domain-containing protein encodes MSGAGDEPFIAAVKPLVDAMGGEMIPPDEAGPDDVVLAWEGSDAVAVRLPQLADSLDHILAAMERRKGPLADLDRKAKQEVVRILEARGAFSVRHGVETVASALGVSRFTVYNYLNREKGA; translated from the coding sequence GTGAGCGGCGCCGGGGACGAGCCGTTCATCGCGGCCGTGAAGCCCCTGGTCGACGCCATGGGCGGGGAGATGATCCCGCCGGACGAGGCCGGCCCCGACGACGTCGTTCTGGCCTGGGAGGGCAGCGACGCCGTCGCCGTACGGCTGCCGCAGCTCGCCGACTCCCTCGATCACATCCTCGCCGCGATGGAGCGTCGCAAGGGGCCGCTGGCCGACCTGGACCGCAAGGCGAAGCAGGAGGTCGTACGGATACTCGAGGCGCGCGGCGCCTTCTCCGTGCGGCACGGGGTGGAGACCGTGGCGAGCGCCCTCGGCGTCAGCCGCTTCACCGTCTACAACTACCTGAACCGCGAGAAGGGCGCCTGA